GGCGTGGACCTGCCCGTGGTCATGCGCCAGTTGTCGCGTTGGTACGACGTGGACGTCGTTTACCAGGGCCATAAGGAAAAGACGTATGAGTTCGTGGGGACGGTGGCCCGTAGCGCCAACCTGTCGAGTGTTTTAAAGGTCCTGGAGATTAACGGTGTGCAGGTGAAGGTAGAGGGCAAAAAACTTTTGGTGACACCATAAACTACATGATAAATATGCAAACGTAAAAGAGGGGGGACCGAAAAAAAACCAGGGGCACTTCGACCTACCCCTGGAGGACGTTCGGGTAACCCATAGCAAATCTAACCAGACTGTCTATTACATTAAACCCAAACCTATTAAAGGTATGAATCTGCTTGCACTTGGCAAAGCGCCACGGGCGTTTTGTTCGCAAATTATGCTTGTCATGAAGCTGACTGCATTTTTGTTATTAACAGCCGCATTACACGTCAGTGCCACCGGGGTGTCCCAGACACTTTCCCTTCATGAACGGAACATCCCCTTGTCCAAATTGTTTACCCTTATCCATCAGCAAAGCGGCTATTCGTTTATCTATGACGCGCAGCTCCTCAAGGGCGTGCCAAAGGTGTCCGTACACGTCAAAAACGCGTCCGTGGAGGACGTGCTCAACACTTGTCTGCAAGGGCAACCGCTTTCGTTTGTCATAGAAGACAAGATCATCACGGTCCGGCAGGGGCCGCTCCCCGTGCCGGATGCGCCACCGCTGCCCGCACAAACCGTACGGGGCACGGTACTCGACGAAAGCGGCAAGCCCCTCGTCGGCGCCACGGTCTACCTGAAACCCGGGAACCACGGCGCCCAGACCAATACGGACGGGGTCTTCGTTATCGGAGATGTTCCCCCGGGGGCGTATACGCTGGAGGTGTCTTACGTGGGATATATCACCGATTCGCGGCTGATCACCGTTAATGGTAATACGGTGGAGGTCTCCATCGCGCTGAAACCGGGAGACAACGTGCTCAAGGATACGGTCGTCGTAACGGCCCTGGGTATCCGCCGTTCGGCCCGTTCGGTCGCCTATAATGTCCAGACCCTAGGGTCCAATTCGGTCAACGACGTGAAGGATCCCAGCTTTGTCAACAGCCTTGCGGGTAAAGTCGCCGGCGCGACCATCAACGGGAGTGCGTCCGGTATCGGCGGATCGACCCGCGTCGTCCTGAGGGGTGTGAAATCCCTGACGGGGAACAACAACGCCCTGTATGTCGTGGACGGGATCCCGCTGCCCAATCTTTTCACCGGTCAGCCCAGCGGGCTTTTTAGCGGTGGAGACGGCGGGGACGGTATTTCGAACTTCAACCCCGACGACATCGAAAGCATATCCGTATTGACGGGCGCCGCTTCGGCCGCCCTGTACGGAAGCCAGGCCGCTAACGGCGTGATCCTCATCACCACGAAAAAAGGGATCGCCGGGAAGACCCGGGTTAACTTCAACACCGGGTTTACCGTGTACAACCCGCTTGTGCTGCCCAAATTCCAGGATACCTACGGAGCGGACGCGGCCGGGGCCTACGACAGCTGGGGCCCGAAGATCACCCAGTCCACCGGGTACAAACCCAAGGATTTTTTCCAGACGGGGAATAATTTCACCAACGCGATCAACGTCTCTACCGGCTCCGAGAAAAGCCAGACCTATTTTTCCGCCGCTTCGGCCCAGGCCCGGGGGATCATACCCAACAACGATTTCCACCGGTATAATTTTACCGCCCGCAATACGAGCAGCCTGTTCAACGACAAGCTGAACCTGGACATAACCGCGATGTACCTGTCCCAGGATCAACAGAATGTTCCCGGCCAGGGGCAATACAACAACCCGCTGCTTCCGATCTACCTGTTCCCCCCCTCCGATACGCTGGCGAACATCAAAAACTACGAGCGCTACGATCCTACCCGCAACTTTAAAGTCCAGTACTGGCCTTACGGGGACTTGGGTTTTGAAGCGGAGAATCCCTATTGGATCATCAACCGGGAACAGTTCGACGCCAAACGGGAGCGTTTCCTGGGGACCGTGGCCTTGCGGTACAATATTGCCAAAGGGTTGAATGTCGTTGGGCGGGTCAAGTACGACAACTCGAACGACGTCTATACGGCAAAGCTCTACGCGTCCACCTCGGGTTTTCTAGCCGGTGGTCCCGACGGTTCCTATACGATTGGGAATGACAACGGCAAGCAGACCTACGCGGACCTCATGGCCAACTATACCACCGATTTCTCCAACTTTAACCTGCACCTGACGGTCGGTACCAGCATCCTGGACAACAAAACCAGCGGTGACACCATCGGGGGGCCGCTCCTGACCGTGCCCAACTTTTTCTCCCTGGTCAACATCAGCCCGGCCAACATGACCATCAAGCAGACCGTGCAGCAGGAAAACCAGACCCAGGCGGTATTTTTTAGCGGTACCCTGGGCTATAAGCAACGCCTCTTCCTGGATCTTTCCGCCCGGAACGACTGGTCCTCCGGTCTGGCGTTCACCAACCATGCGTCCATCTTTTATCCTTCCGTGGGTTTGTCGGACATCCTGTCGGATGAGGTCCGGCTCCCGTCCTTTATCAATTTTGCCAAGCTGAGGGCTTCGCTCAGCCAGGTGGGCAACGCGCCCTCGCCTTACCTCTCCAACCCTGTCTATACCATCAGCGGGAATACCCTGCAAACCTATACGACGGAACCTTTTACCACCCTCAAACCCGAGCTGACCACCTCCTTTGAAGCCGGAATCGACCTCCACTTCATCCATGACCAGTTTGGTTTGAGCGCCACCTATTACAACGCCAACACCAGCAACCAACTGTTTGGCGTGAGCTGGCCCGCGGCCACCGGTTTCAGCGGCTATTATGTCAATGCCGGGAAGGTGCGCAACGAGGGCGTGGAAGCCACCCTGGGCTGGTACGGTGGAAGGATCGGCGCCCTGAGCTGGTCGCCCAGCATCGCCTTCTCCCTCAACCGGAATAAGATCTTACGGATGCTGCCGCCGTTTACCGATCCCGTGACCGGCAAGCTCACTTCGGAGGACAGCCTGGTGGCTGCCAGCTCCGGTGGTTACGAGATGGTCCTCGCCAAGGGCGGGACGACCCAGGACATCTATGCGAACGGCCTGGAAAAAAATGCCAACGGCACGTACGTCACGGATGCCAATGGTCTTCCGATCGTGGACAACACGCACTTCACCAAGGTGGGACGCGCCACGCCGGACTTCAACCTGGGCTTCAACAACGTGTTTGCCTACAAGAATTTCAGCCTGAGTTTCCTGATCGATACCCGCGTGGGGGGTAAAGTGGTTTCCGCGACCCAGTCGATCCTGGACTTCTATGGCGTGTCCAAGGCCACCGCCGACGCAAGGAATGCGGGTGGCGTCATGTTCAACGGCAAACTGCTGACCGCCGAATCCTATTACAAGGCGGTGGCCGGTGCTTCGGGCGGATCAACCGGTGCCATGGCGTTGTATGCCTATGATGCCACCAACGTCCGGCTCAGGGAGGTCTCCTTCGGGTATACGTTCCCCGGAAAGTGGTTTTCAGGCAAGGTGGAAAGGCTCAAGCTGTCCGTCGTAGCCCGGAACCTTTGGATGATCTACAACAAGGCCCCCTATGATCCTGAATCCGTGGCGTCCACCGGGACCTTCTACCAGAGCTATGACTATTTCAACCAGCCCAGCCTCCGGAACATTGGCATCAACCTAAACGTGTCCTTCTAAAAAACTGAACCATGTCATTAACCAGAAATATAAAATATAGCCTCCCCGTGGCCGCGGCGTTTTATCTGTCGGTCCTTACGGGCTGTACCAAGAATTTCGCCAGCATGAATACCAACCCCAACGGGTTGACCGACTCCATGCTGCAACTGGACCACGCAGGTCTGGGCGCCTTCTTCCCTGTGATCGAGAAAAACGTGATCCCCGTCGCGGCCAACACCGGGGACGGGTCGGTCTACCAGGTCGCCGTCAACCTGAACGCGGATCTTTTCTCCGGGTATATGGGCACCCCCACGGCCTTTGGCGGTGGGCAGAACAATTCCACGTATGCCCTCAACTCGGGTTGGGACAACGCGCCCTTTAACGTAGGGTATAACACCGTCATGCCCAACTGGTACCAGATCCGTTTGCGGGCAGCGGCCTCCAACCCCGACTTTTATGCCGTGGCCA
This region of Dinghuibacter silviterrae genomic DNA includes:
- a CDS encoding SusC/RagA family TonB-linked outer membrane protein, whose product is MKLTAFLLLTAALHVSATGVSQTLSLHERNIPLSKLFTLIHQQSGYSFIYDAQLLKGVPKVSVHVKNASVEDVLNTCLQGQPLSFVIEDKIITVRQGPLPVPDAPPLPAQTVRGTVLDESGKPLVGATVYLKPGNHGAQTNTDGVFVIGDVPPGAYTLEVSYVGYITDSRLITVNGNTVEVSIALKPGDNVLKDTVVVTALGIRRSARSVAYNVQTLGSNSVNDVKDPSFVNSLAGKVAGATINGSASGIGGSTRVVLRGVKSLTGNNNALYVVDGIPLPNLFTGQPSGLFSGGDGGDGISNFNPDDIESISVLTGAASAALYGSQAANGVILITTKKGIAGKTRVNFNTGFTVYNPLVLPKFQDTYGADAAGAYDSWGPKITQSTGYKPKDFFQTGNNFTNAINVSTGSEKSQTYFSAASAQARGIIPNNDFHRYNFTARNTSSLFNDKLNLDITAMYLSQDQQNVPGQGQYNNPLLPIYLFPPSDTLANIKNYERYDPTRNFKVQYWPYGDLGFEAENPYWIINREQFDAKRERFLGTVALRYNIAKGLNVVGRVKYDNSNDVYTAKLYASTSGFLAGGPDGSYTIGNDNGKQTYADLMANYTTDFSNFNLHLTVGTSILDNKTSGDTIGGPLLTVPNFFSLVNISPANMTIKQTVQQENQTQAVFFSGTLGYKQRLFLDLSARNDWSSGLAFTNHASIFYPSVGLSDILSDEVRLPSFINFAKLRASLSQVGNAPSPYLSNPVYTISGNTLQTYTTEPFTTLKPELTTSFEAGIDLHFIHDQFGLSATYYNANTSNQLFGVSWPAATGFSGYYVNAGKVRNEGVEATLGWYGGRIGALSWSPSIAFSLNRNKILRMLPPFTDPVTGKLTSEDSLVAASSGGYEMVLAKGGTTQDIYANGLEKNANGTYVTDANGLPIVDNTHFTKVGRATPDFNLGFNNVFAYKNFSLSFLIDTRVGGKVVSATQSILDFYGVSKATADARNAGGVMFNGKLLTAESYYKAVAGASGGSTGAMALYAYDATNVRLREVSFGYTFPGKWFSGKVERLKLSVVARNLWMIYNKAPYDPESVASTGTFYQSYDYFNQPSLRNIGINLNVSF